A single window of Flavobacterium aestivum DNA harbors:
- a CDS encoding helix-turn-helix domain-containing protein — protein MDKLSFLNGIAMMAVFVSLLLAFFLLTVKTKNKLANQLFACFLILTAFDLSGFFIYDYIYNYLNFEIFRWTACLLIMPLFYLYVLAVCYTDFRLKLKHLLHTIPFLIINLVLVPRLYLSNGAEKEYFFEHHNQMFEMYFFQVLIEVQYLYYIISVFIILKKYKEIYLENYTNPSTSTYKWLFQMTVVFFTAHTFVVFKNLLRYTNYNEVFLWANVIVGMVAFSVTCWFVLKALNYPELFRGIDSKIVLTKDIINKPEIDTNVTESKNDQDIIITDQIELLKKYMIDQEPYLAPSLTIQELANQINIPVRDLSVLINHHMNQHFFDFVNEYRIQKAMNILKNESKNHLTILEILYEVGFNSKSSFNTSFKKYTELTPTAYRNS, from the coding sequence ATGGATAAATTAAGTTTTTTGAACGGCATAGCAATGATGGCTGTTTTTGTTTCGCTACTTCTTGCTTTCTTTTTACTTACCGTAAAAACGAAAAACAAATTAGCAAACCAGCTATTTGCTTGTTTTCTTATTTTAACTGCTTTTGACCTCAGTGGGTTCTTTATTTACGACTATATTTATAATTACCTAAATTTTGAAATTTTCAGATGGACTGCTTGTTTATTGATTATGCCATTATTCTATCTGTATGTATTAGCCGTTTGTTATACTGATTTCCGATTGAAGCTGAAACATTTATTACACACAATTCCGTTTCTAATCATAAATTTAGTTTTAGTTCCTAGACTTTACTTATCAAATGGAGCAGAAAAAGAATACTTCTTTGAACATCATAATCAAATGTTTGAAATGTACTTTTTTCAGGTTTTAATTGAAGTTCAATACTTGTATTACATTATCAGTGTATTTATCATTTTGAAAAAGTATAAAGAAATTTACCTTGAAAATTACACGAATCCTAGTACTTCCACGTACAAATGGTTGTTTCAAATGACAGTTGTTTTTTTTACTGCGCATACCTTCGTAGTTTTCAAGAATTTATTGAGATATACAAATTACAATGAGGTATTTCTTTGGGCAAATGTAATCGTAGGAATGGTCGCTTTTTCCGTAACCTGCTGGTTTGTGTTAAAAGCCCTGAACTATCCTGAACTTTTTAGAGGAATTGACTCCAAAATAGTATTGACAAAAGATATCATTAACAAACCAGAAATCGATACAAATGTAACCGAATCAAAAAATGATCAGGACATCATTATTACTGATCAAATTGAATTGCTAAAAAAATATATGATAGACCAAGAGCCTTATCTTGCCCCATCTCTTACGATACAGGAACTCGCCAATCAAATCAATATACCCGTTCGTGATTTGTCGGTTTTGATTAATCATCATATGAATCAACATTTTTTTGATTTTGTGAATGAATACCGCATCCAAAAAGCAATGAATATTTTAAAAAATGAATCAAAAAACCATCTGACCATTTTAGAAATCTTATACGAAGTAGGTTTCAATTCAAAATCTTCTTTCAATACTTCATTTAAGAAATACACCGAGCTAACGCCTACAGCTTATAGAAACAGCTGA
- a CDS encoding TonB-dependent receptor domain-containing protein — translation MKKANLIIFLLLPLFCLAQSSLKLKGKVSDATTPLAWANVIVSNPEGKIINGATTKRDGTFEIDLKNGSYKIKISPLGFSVWEKDILIDKDIDLGTITLKDSATKLVEVVIKTQRNTIEQKIDRLVYNVGNNISTVGGDALSALNTAPGVVVQSNSINILGKGASRVMIDGRMIELSGEELNSFLKSVSASDIKNIEIISNPAAKYDASGTGGLINIILKKGAPDSWKNTTMLSYDQNKYGIYTLRNNFFYNKKKFRFSVSGNGKSGYSNAVEDLYLYFPNGLSHMSSESKIKEDNLSGKLALDYDLSDKTTIGFQYLNDNKNPDFKSDIVIKNYNTSNTVDNIILNNGFNNKQSGNKTYNAHLLTKLDSLNRKFTIDLDYFNYDSKFDRDFIAKTYSPDMSFLDINQSGRNISHQNIDNMSVKADMEHPLQFANLAYGFKASFTNSKSDVLYFNTITGTPELDPNQSNVFEYKENNQAIYINGDKKLNDKFKIQLGLRLENTQTNGYSETLNQQTENDYLKLFPTVYIAYKKNENHDFNFNYGKRINRPRFDLLNPFRTYINSNSYSEGNPFLKPSFSDNFEFTHSYKEKLRTNIFFNFITDGYGVIFTSNPTTNTQIVTRENYYKGYSYGIGESYSASITSWWENESSIYLLGSKTNFITDINATPANSPEFDFSTNNTFLLSETTKLQVDYTYSSPYKSGLYAVGYMSGLNIALRQDFLKKSMQVTFLVNDIFNTASLKDFVSVVNGVKQVYSQNESSRFLRVSLTYTFGNNKISEKQRNSGNEEEKRRASK, via the coding sequence ATGAAAAAAGCAAACCTGATTATTTTTTTATTGTTGCCTTTGTTCTGTCTAGCACAATCATCATTAAAATTAAAAGGAAAAGTATCCGATGCAACAACACCATTAGCATGGGCAAATGTAATAGTGTCAAATCCCGAGGGAAAAATCATTAATGGAGCCACAACTAAACGAGATGGTACTTTTGAGATAGACCTTAAAAATGGTTCCTATAAAATAAAGATTAGTCCTCTTGGATTCTCCGTATGGGAAAAAGACATCCTGATTGATAAAGACATCGATTTGGGTACAATTACACTGAAAGACAGTGCTACAAAACTTGTTGAAGTCGTTATTAAAACCCAAAGAAACACAATCGAACAGAAAATAGATCGTTTGGTTTATAATGTTGGAAACAATATTTCGACTGTTGGTGGCGATGCGCTAAGTGCTTTGAATACAGCTCCAGGAGTTGTGGTGCAAAGTAATTCTATAAACATATTGGGAAAAGGTGCATCACGAGTTATGATTGATGGACGTATGATTGAATTATCTGGAGAAGAACTCAATAGTTTTTTAAAATCAGTATCGGCAAGCGACATTAAGAATATTGAAATCATTAGCAATCCAGCTGCAAAATACGACGCAAGTGGCACTGGCGGACTCATTAATATTATCTTAAAAAAAGGCGCACCAGATTCTTGGAAAAACACCACGATGTTATCTTATGATCAGAATAAATATGGTATTTATACTTTAAGAAATAACTTTTTTTACAACAAAAAGAAGTTTCGATTTTCTGTAAGTGGTAATGGAAAATCAGGATACAGCAATGCAGTTGAAGATTTGTATCTCTATTTTCCAAATGGTCTGTCACATATGAGTAGCGAGTCGAAAATAAAAGAAGATAATCTTTCGGGAAAATTGGCATTGGATTATGATCTTTCAGACAAAACAACTATTGGTTTTCAGTATTTAAATGATAATAAGAATCCAGATTTCAAATCTGATATTGTCATTAAAAATTATAATACTTCAAATACGGTAGACAACATAATATTGAACAATGGTTTTAACAACAAGCAATCTGGTAATAAAACCTATAATGCCCATTTACTGACAAAATTAGATTCTTTAAATAGAAAATTTACAATTGACCTTGATTATTTCAATTACGATTCAAAATTTGATCGAGATTTCATAGCAAAAACATATTCGCCAGACATGTCATTCTTGGACATAAATCAGTCAGGAAGAAATATTTCACATCAGAATATTGATAACATGAGTGTCAAGGCAGATATGGAACATCCGCTTCAATTTGCAAATTTGGCTTATGGTTTTAAAGCAAGTTTTACAAACAGTAAAAGTGATGTACTCTATTTCAACACTATTACTGGAACTCCAGAATTAGACCCGAATCAATCTAATGTCTTTGAATACAAGGAAAACAATCAGGCCATTTATATCAATGGAGATAAAAAACTAAATGATAAATTCAAAATTCAATTAGGATTGAGACTTGAAAATACGCAAACAAACGGATATTCTGAAACCTTAAATCAGCAAACTGAAAATGACTATTTAAAATTATTCCCAACAGTTTATATCGCCTATAAAAAGAATGAGAACCATGATTTTAACTTCAATTACGGAAAAAGAATAAACAGACCTCGTTTTGACTTATTAAACCCTTTTCGTACGTATATCAACAGCAACAGTTATTCTGAAGGGAATCCATTTTTGAAACCCTCTTTTAGTGATAATTTTGAGTTTACACATTCTTACAAAGAGAAATTAAGAACCAATATTTTCTTCAATTTCATTACTGACGGTTACGGTGTTATATTCACATCAAACCCAACTACAAATACGCAAATTGTAACTCGGGAGAACTATTACAAAGGCTATTCATATGGTATAGGAGAGAGTTATTCGGCAAGTATCACAAGTTGGTGGGAAAATGAAAGCTCAATATATCTTTTAGGGTCGAAAACAAATTTCATAACGGATATCAATGCTACTCCAGCAAACAGTCCAGAGTTTGATTTTTCAACAAACAATACTTTTTTACTGAGCGAAACAACAAAGCTACAAGTAGATTACACATACAGTTCTCCGTATAAAAGTGGTTTGTATGCAGTGGGTTACATGTCAGGTTTAAATATCGCTTTAAGACAAGATTTCCTCAAAAAAAGTATGCAGGTAACCTTTTTAGTGAATGACATTTTTAATACCGCTTCTTTGAAAGACTTTGTCTCTGTTGTTAATGGCGTAAAACAAGTGTATAGCCAAAATGAAAGCAGTAGATTTCTCCGAGTTTCGTTAACCTATACTTTTGGGAATAACAAGATCAGCGAGAAACAAAGAAATTCTGGAAATGAAGAAGAGAAAAGAAGAGCGAGTAAATAA
- a CDS encoding ZIP family metal transporter, with the protein MNYLLPLLSVLIGYILALFLKPKNKTNLKLLLAFSGSFLLSLTVMHLLPEVYESKNSNIGIFIMLGILFQIILEFFSKGAEHGHVHGHAKMYQIPWLLFISLCIHAFLEGFPVGHHHDLAVGIAIHHFPIAIILTTFFINASLNKNAIFAFMITFAVMTPLGTVASNFIPQLNDYYTQITAVVIGILFHISSTIIFESSEGHKFNIAKVSMIVIGIALAYFI; encoded by the coding sequence ATGAATTATCTTTTACCCCTACTTTCCGTACTAATAGGCTATATATTAGCTCTATTTTTAAAACCTAAAAACAAAACCAACCTAAAATTACTATTGGCATTTAGTGGTTCCTTCTTACTGTCGCTTACAGTAATGCACTTATTACCTGAAGTGTATGAAAGCAAAAACAGTAACATTGGAATTTTTATAATGCTTGGAATTTTATTCCAAATCATATTAGAATTTTTCTCCAAAGGTGCCGAGCACGGACACGTTCATGGCCATGCCAAAATGTACCAAATCCCGTGGTTACTGTTCATCAGTCTTTGCATACATGCCTTTCTTGAAGGGTTTCCTGTAGGTCATCATCATGATTTAGCCGTAGGAATTGCAATTCATCATTTTCCTATTGCCATCATTTTGACCACATTTTTTATCAATGCCAGTCTTAATAAAAATGCAATTTTTGCATTTATGATCACATTTGCAGTTATGACACCACTGGGAACTGTTGCCTCTAATTTTATTCCACAATTAAATGACTATTATACCCAAATTACAGCTGTAGTTATTGGTATCTTATTCCATATCTCATCTACTATCATTTTTGAAAGTAGCGAAGGACATAAATTTAATATTGCCAAAGTATCTATGATCGTTATCGGAATAGCCTTGGCGTATTTCATATAG
- a CDS encoding class I SAM-dependent methyltransferase, with amino-acid sequence MSKEDKRPANNETPKTENWFASWFDSPYYHILYKERNYREAQLFMDNLTHYLNLPEKAKVLDLACGKGRHSIYLNQLGFNVIGADLSENSIAEANKNSNDNLHFIVHDMREPFENKFDAIFNLFTSFGYFENDEDNLRTLKAIKESLAEYGFAVIDFMNVTNVLNTLVPEEVKTVDGINFHIKRYLQGCHIYKEIDFEDQGQKFHFTEKVKALTLKDFEEMMEEAGIFLLDIFGDYKLKKFHKTESERLIMIFK; translated from the coding sequence ATGTCTAAAGAAGATAAACGACCTGCAAATAACGAAACACCAAAAACTGAAAATTGGTTTGCTTCATGGTTTGACAGCCCCTATTATCATATTCTTTACAAAGAAAGAAACTATAGGGAAGCTCAATTATTCATGGATAATCTAACGCATTACCTCAATCTTCCAGAAAAAGCCAAAGTACTTGACTTGGCTTGTGGAAAAGGTCGTCACTCTATCTACCTAAATCAATTAGGGTTTAATGTGATTGGTGCTGATTTATCCGAAAACAGTATTGCAGAAGCTAACAAAAACAGTAATGATAATTTGCATTTTATAGTTCACGATATGCGTGAACCCTTTGAAAATAAATTTGATGCAATTTTTAATTTGTTTACCAGTTTTGGCTATTTCGAAAATGATGAGGACAATCTAAGAACCTTAAAGGCTATCAAAGAAAGTTTAGCCGAGTATGGTTTTGCCGTAATCGATTTTATGAATGTCACAAACGTCTTGAATACTTTAGTCCCAGAGGAAGTAAAAACCGTTGATGGAATCAATTTTCATATCAAGCGTTATCTACAAGGCTGTCACATTTACAAAGAAATTGATTTTGAAGATCAAGGTCAAAAATTTCATTTCACCGAAAAAGTAAAAGCACTAACCCTTAAAGATTTCGAAGAAATGATGGAAGAAGCTGGCATTTTCCTATTGGATATTTTTGGCGATTATAAATTAAAAAAATTCCACAAAACCGAAAGCGAACGATTAATCATGATTTTCAAATAA
- a CDS encoding THUMP domain-containing class I SAM-dependent RNA methyltransferase, with protein sequence MENFKMIAKTFFGFEEILAKELQTLGAQDVEQGVRMVSFKGDKGFMYKANLSLRTALKILKPIYSFKARDEQALYKGIRGTNWSKYINANQTFVIDTTVHSPYFNHSEFVSQKCKDAIVDQFRERTGQRPSIDKAFPDLRINIHIDKDQVSVALDTSGNSLHQRGYRTATNIAPINEVLAAGILLLSGWDGQGDFLDPMCGSGTFLAEAAMIACNIPANINRKEFAFEKWNDWDNDLFNNITDSLLKRVREFHYTIKGYDKAPSAVQKAKDNIRNANLDEYVKIEDRNFFDTEKTSQGKLHMVFNPPYDERLDIHMEEFYKNIGDTLKKNYPGTNAWFITANIEALKFVGLKPSRKIKLFNASLEARLVKYEMYEGSKRTKFQNVSE encoded by the coding sequence ATGGAGAATTTTAAGATGATTGCCAAAACCTTTTTTGGTTTTGAAGAAATACTGGCAAAGGAATTGCAAACGCTAGGCGCACAGGATGTGGAGCAGGGGGTGAGAATGGTGAGTTTTAAGGGAGATAAAGGATTTATGTACAAAGCGAATTTGTCTTTGCGTACAGCTTTGAAGATTTTAAAACCAATTTATTCTTTTAAAGCAAGAGATGAACAAGCTTTATATAAGGGAATTAGAGGAACAAATTGGTCTAAATATATTAATGCAAATCAGACTTTTGTGATTGATACAACGGTACATTCACCGTATTTTAATCACTCAGAATTTGTTTCTCAAAAATGTAAAGATGCAATTGTAGATCAGTTTCGTGAAAGAACAGGACAACGCCCGAGTATTGATAAAGCTTTTCCTGATTTGAGGATCAATATTCATATTGATAAAGATCAAGTATCAGTAGCTTTAGACACTTCTGGAAATTCATTGCACCAACGTGGTTATAGAACCGCTACTAATATTGCACCTATCAATGAGGTTTTGGCAGCGGGGATTTTGTTGCTTTCGGGTTGGGACGGTCAAGGTGATTTCTTGGATCCTATGTGTGGTTCTGGAACTTTTTTGGCAGAAGCTGCGATGATTGCTTGTAATATTCCCGCAAACATTAATCGTAAAGAATTTGCTTTCGAAAAATGGAATGATTGGGATAACGATTTGTTTAACAATATTACAGATAGTTTATTGAAGCGTGTTCGTGAATTTCATTACACTATAAAAGGGTATGATAAAGCACCATCTGCGGTTCAAAAAGCCAAAGATAATATAAGAAATGCCAATCTGGATGAATATGTTAAGATTGAAGATAGGAACTTTTTTGACACAGAGAAAACCTCTCAAGGAAAATTGCATATGGTTTTCAATCCGCCGTATGATGAGCGTTTGGATATTCATATGGAAGAGTTCTACAAAAATATTGGTGATACCTTGAAGAAGAATTATCCAGGAACAAATGCTTGGTTTATAACCGCAAATATTGAAGCATTAAAGTTTGTGGGATTGAAACCTTCGAGAAAAATAAAACTTTTTAATGCTAGCCTTGAAGCCCGTTTGGTAAAATACGAAATGTATGAAGGAAGCAAGAGAACGAAGTTCCAAAATGTTTCTGAATAG
- a CDS encoding glycoside hydrolase family 25 protein, giving the protein MEQYKVIVPKLNVRKAPVADIKDKSNIITTVNEGLILELEETLNTPNPSIGKWYRDKQNQYYWAGGLMKLTTSTTSPLVRLPINLPENYKLGVDVSHHNGKIDWDSLKNGGASFVYIKISEGVGTPDAKAKENALNAFSKDFKIGYYHFCRPDSRNGGTVESDAKAEANEALTIISKLPNPHLPLVLDLEDQQNWDTPLQPKAYLQWITTFVDLITERTGITPIIYSRKEYLDRKLPKNHNLQNIKLWMSYYPSNPDCTKVGIPNGWKDWAIWQYTENGILGTNAKIDINIMKNDILV; this is encoded by the coding sequence ATGGAACAATATAAAGTGATAGTACCAAAACTTAATGTGCGCAAAGCACCGGTAGCAGATATAAAAGATAAAAGCAACATCATAACTACCGTTAATGAAGGATTAATATTAGAATTGGAAGAAACTCTAAATACTCCTAATCCCAGTATAGGAAAATGGTATAGAGACAAACAAAACCAATATTATTGGGCTGGTGGATTAATGAAACTAACCACTTCGACAACCTCGCCATTGGTTCGTTTACCAATCAACCTTCCTGAAAATTACAAATTGGGAGTAGATGTATCACACCACAACGGGAAAATTGATTGGGATTCCTTAAAAAATGGAGGTGCAAGTTTTGTATATATTAAAATATCAGAAGGTGTTGGTACCCCAGATGCTAAAGCCAAAGAGAACGCCTTGAATGCTTTTTCCAAAGATTTCAAAATTGGGTACTATCATTTCTGTCGTCCAGACAGCCGAAACGGAGGAACGGTCGAAAGCGATGCAAAAGCTGAAGCAAATGAAGCGCTGACAATTATATCAAAGTTACCCAATCCGCATTTGCCTCTTGTACTTGACCTGGAAGACCAACAAAATTGGGATACTCCATTACAGCCAAAAGCATATTTACAATGGATTACCACATTTGTTGATTTAATTACAGAAAGAACAGGAATAACACCAATAATCTATAGTCGAAAAGAATATCTAGACAGGAAACTACCTAAAAATCATAATTTACAAAACATCAAATTATGGATGTCCTATTACCCTTCAAATCCTGATTGTACAAAAGTAGGAATCCCAAATGGATGGAAGGATTGGGCAATATGGCAATACACAGAAAATGGCATACTTGGTACCAATGCAAAAATTGATATTAATATTATGAAAAATGATATTTTAGTTTGA
- a CDS encoding DUF6048 family protein, whose product MKQSLKYTFSFFFLFSLFFVQAQELNTSVGIPQEPKKAETATTTQKKTEKKLEAVKKDSIPPKTDRYGLIVGVDLYKVARSLYDSDYKGIAFVGDYRLTKKYYLFGEIGNEKITVDDPQLNTTTKGSYAKVGFDYNVYTNWLDMENLITLGVRYGFSTFSEQLNNYDIYNPNPYFGKAPSIISGEIHNGLTASWAEVAAGVNVKVFNNVYVGFSLQLKVLVTNVEPGNFENLYIPGFNRTYDGSFGAGFNYTVSYFVPLYKKKVTPKTTTAPKK is encoded by the coding sequence ATGAAACAATCGTTAAAATATACTTTTAGTTTTTTCTTTCTGTTTTCATTGTTTTTTGTGCAAGCTCAAGAATTGAACACTAGCGTTGGTATTCCACAAGAGCCTAAAAAAGCAGAAACAGCAACAACTACACAGAAAAAAACTGAAAAAAAATTAGAAGCAGTAAAAAAAGACAGTATTCCTCCCAAAACAGATCGTTATGGACTGATTGTAGGGGTCGATTTATACAAAGTTGCTCGTTCTCTTTACGATTCTGACTACAAAGGAATTGCTTTTGTTGGTGATTATAGATTAACAAAGAAGTATTATTTGTTTGGAGAGATTGGTAATGAAAAAATCACAGTAGACGATCCCCAATTGAACACTACAACTAAAGGATCTTATGCAAAAGTAGGTTTTGATTACAATGTTTACACGAATTGGTTGGATATGGAAAATCTAATCACTCTTGGAGTACGCTATGGCTTCAGTACATTTAGCGAGCAATTAAACAATTACGACATCTATAATCCCAATCCATATTTTGGGAAAGCGCCAAGTATAATTTCAGGAGAAATTCACAACGGATTAACCGCTAGTTGGGCTGAAGTTGCAGCAGGTGTAAATGTAAAAGTATTTAATAATGTATATGTTGGTTTTAGTTTACAATTAAAAGTACTGGTTACAAATGTAGAGCCTGGTAATTTTGAGAATCTGTATATTCCTGGATTTAACAGAACCTATGATGGAAGTTTTGGAGCAGGTTTTAATTATACTGTTTCCTATTTTGTCCCTCTCTACAAAAAGAAAGTTACGCCAAAAACAACAACAGCACCTAAAAAATAA
- a CDS encoding DUF6452 family protein, which yields MKKIIAFLLILGFASSSCEPDDICDPATPTTPRMLIKFYDITTPSQQRNVKNLKVIGEGMSQGVILNPTGIDDAKYLANGNSILLPLKTDADVVKYKFILNYGDKNPLIVNEDNLEFKYTRENIYVSRACGFKTIFKLDQSNPYILTDSTPADEKWIRYLIVAQTNITYENETIVKIYF from the coding sequence ATGAAAAAAATAATTGCTTTTTTATTGATTCTCGGCTTCGCGTCATCCAGTTGTGAACCGGATGATATTTGTGATCCAGCTACACCTACCACACCTAGGATGCTTATTAAGTTTTACGACATCACCACTCCATCACAACAAAGAAACGTAAAGAATTTAAAAGTCATTGGAGAAGGAATGAGTCAAGGAGTAATTTTGAATCCTACAGGAATTGATGACGCTAAATATTTGGCTAATGGTAACAGTATATTACTTCCATTGAAGACAGATGCTGATGTTGTCAAGTATAAGTTTATTTTGAATTATGGCGATAAAAATCCTTTGATTGTAAACGAAGATAATTTGGAATTTAAATATACTCGAGAAAATATTTATGTTTCCAGAGCTTGTGGTTTCAAAACCATTTTTAAATTAGATCAAAGTAATCCTTACATACTAACAGATTCAACTCCTGCAGACGAAAAGTGGATTCGATATCTGATAGTGGCACAAACTAACATAACATACGAAAATGAAACAATCGTTAAAATATACTTTTAG
- the rlmD gene encoding 23S rRNA (uracil(1939)-C(5))-methyltransferase RlmD, with the protein MAKKNTDKVVFHQIKVLDAGAKGVSVAKAPDGKVIFIPNVVPGDVVDVQTFKKRKAYYEGKAVHFHELSEHRVDPICEHFGVCGGCKWQNMNYDQQLFFKQNEVQNHLQRIGKIELPEFEPILGSEKKFFYRNKMEFSFSNSRWLTEAEIGSDEDLGNRNALGFHIPKMWDKILDINKCHLQEDPSNAIRNEVRAFANEHGLTFFNPRAHEGLLRTLMLRTASTGEIMVLIQFFEDDKANRELILDHLYAKFPQITSLQYVVNNKANDTLYDTDIKLYKGRDYILEEMEGLKFSINAKSFYQTNSDQAYELYKITRDFAGLTGNEIVYDLYTGTGTIAQFVSKKAKKVIGVESVPEAIKDAKLNAERNEITNCEFFVGDMKVVFNDSFIAQHGHPDVIITDPPRDGMHKDVIEQIIKIAPERVVYVSCNSATQARDLALMDEKYKVTRVRPVDMFPQTHHVENVVLLEKR; encoded by the coding sequence ATGGCAAAGAAAAATACAGACAAAGTTGTCTTTCATCAAATAAAAGTCCTTGATGCTGGTGCAAAAGGCGTTTCGGTGGCAAAAGCTCCCGACGGAAAAGTAATTTTTATCCCAAATGTGGTTCCTGGGGATGTGGTAGATGTGCAAACTTTCAAGAAGCGTAAAGCTTATTATGAAGGAAAAGCGGTTCATTTTCATGAATTATCAGAGCATCGCGTGGACCCAATTTGCGAACACTTTGGTGTTTGTGGTGGTTGTAAATGGCAAAACATGAATTACGACCAACAGTTGTTCTTCAAACAAAATGAGGTACAAAACCATTTGCAACGCATTGGCAAAATAGAACTTCCTGAATTTGAACCAATTTTAGGTTCAGAAAAAAAGTTTTTTTATAGAAATAAAATGGAATTTTCGTTTTCGAACAGCCGTTGGTTGACCGAAGCCGAAATAGGAAGCGATGAAGATTTAGGAAACAGGAATGCCCTTGGTTTCCATATTCCAAAAATGTGGGACAAAATCCTTGACATCAACAAATGTCATTTACAAGAAGACCCATCAAATGCAATTCGTAATGAAGTTCGTGCTTTTGCTAATGAGCATGGCTTGACTTTCTTTAATCCTAGAGCCCATGAAGGTTTGTTAAGAACCTTGATGTTAAGAACGGCATCTACAGGAGAAATCATGGTTTTGATTCAGTTTTTTGAAGATGATAAAGCCAACAGAGAATTGATTCTGGATCACCTATACGCGAAATTCCCTCAAATTACATCATTACAATATGTGGTTAACAATAAAGCAAACGACACTTTATACGACACCGACATAAAATTGTACAAAGGAAGAGATTACATCTTGGAAGAAATGGAAGGATTAAAATTTAGTATCAATGCTAAATCTTTTTACCAAACCAACTCGGATCAAGCCTATGAATTGTACAAAATAACCAGAGATTTTGCTGGACTCACCGGAAACGAAATCGTATATGATTTATATACCGGAACTGGAACAATAGCTCAATTCGTGTCTAAAAAAGCGAAAAAAGTTATTGGAGTAGAAAGTGTACCTGAAGCAATTAAAGATGCTAAATTGAATGCGGAGCGCAATGAAATAACGAATTGTGAGTTCTTTGTAGGAGACATGAAAGTGGTTTTCAACGATAGTTTCATCGCACAACACGGTCATCCAGACGTAATTATCACAGACCCTCCTAGAGATGGTATGCACAAAGACGTAATTGAACAAATTATAAAAATTGCTCCTGAAAGAGTGGTTTATGTAAGTTGTAACTCAGCTACACAAGCAAGAGATTTAGCATTAATGGATGAAAAATACAAGGTAACACGAGTGAGACCAGTAGATATGTTCCCACAAACACATCATGTTGAAAATGTAGTCCTTTTGGAAAAAAGATAA
- a CDS encoding alpha/beta hydrolase has product MKHQKIKIFKRLWITFGICFILWIVISFQTKGVDEAILQSNSSIQVINTENIISFTPKKSYQKVFIFYPGAMVAADAYAPLCRKIAENGYKSIIIKMPWRQPSYGYNIPKEIDLFKDSTKQYILAGHSKGGMMAAQFVYENPTLIDKLILLGTSHPRDFDLSQSSIPIMKISGSNDGLADTKSVNRNKPKLPITTKYVLIKGGNHSQFGYYGSQLGDDKASINREEQQKIILNSILSFIKM; this is encoded by the coding sequence ATGAAGCACCAAAAAATAAAAATATTCAAAAGGTTATGGATTACATTTGGTATTTGCTTCATTCTTTGGATAGTAATTTCATTCCAAACAAAAGGAGTTGATGAAGCAATCCTTCAAAGCAATTCATCTATTCAGGTAATCAACACAGAAAACATCATTTCTTTTACACCGAAAAAAAGCTATCAAAAAGTTTTTATTTTTTATCCGGGTGCTATGGTTGCTGCTGATGCCTATGCTCCTCTTTGCAGGAAAATTGCCGAAAACGGATATAAAAGCATAATTATTAAAATGCCTTGGAGACAACCCTCCTACGGTTATAATATACCCAAAGAAATTGATCTCTTTAAAGACAGTACCAAACAATATATTTTGGCAGGACATTCCAAAGGCGGAATGATGGCAGCTCAATTTGTTTATGAAAACCCCACATTAATAGACAAATTGATTCTATTGGGCACATCACATCCTAGAGATTTTGACCTTTCACAATCATCGATTCCTATAATGAAAATATCTGGTTCTAATGATGGACTTGCCGATACAAAATCAGTTAACCGAAACAAACCAAAATTACCGATAACCACCAAATATGTTCTAATTAAAGGTGGAAACCATTCTCAATTTGGATACTATGGTTCACAATTGGGAGACGACAAAGCGAGCATAAACAGAGAAGAACAGCAAAAAATAATTTTGAATTCCATTTTATCGTTCATTAAAATGTAA